The following nucleotide sequence is from Trifolium pratense cultivar HEN17-A07 linkage group LG2, ARS_RC_1.1, whole genome shotgun sequence.
GGCACAGATACACACATTTTCTAAATTTGAGGTGAGGTCACCTAGCTTAACTTGGACCACCTGCTCAGCAACTTCATCAAACAATACAAATATGGTTGTAGCGGTACGGTCTTTCACCTGAAGCTCTAGACGGAACCTATAATACATATACAATCACATGATTATATTTTTCAAGCACTTAATACCAAAATAACAGTCAATTTAGTATTATGAAAGATTATTTTCACATGATTGTTATATATGagacaatattttcaaaagagtaCCTAGTCTTGGGATATGCTATATCCACCTTGCAATGGTCACACTTAAAACCTGTTTCAGTTGGAGAAACAGTTTTTCTACAGTCAGGACATGAAACATAATACCATCCATTTTTCACCAAAATGTCGTCGACTGTTGCAGCACAATGGTAGACATCATTCTGCACATAAAATTGAAAGtatgaataattaaataataaattagttatAAAGAATATAAGACGTTGTTTACCATATTACTCCCTGAAGCTGCAATGTCCAAAATTTCAGATATAGTCTTTACTTTGTTAACTTTAGGATGGACAACAAGAAGAGGAAGATTTACACTTTCATCCATAACATTGGCAACTCTTCAATGACATTGTAATAACATATAAGCATAGAATGCAATTCAAACAaaaggaaagaaataaaataattaaaaaaacatactTGGATGATTGAGCGAGCTCAATAGCTTCTGGAATGTCTATGTTGATATAAATTGTTGTGGATCTTGAAGATTGGACAAAAAACTCACCTGCGAAAAAATATAATGGTGGTTGAAATGAAAGACCATGAAAAAAGAAACaaccaaaatgaaaaaaatataccTTTATATTGTTTAACCAAGATGGATGTGAATATTGCCACGTTTGGTTCAATAGTAGCATGCttgtattttttcaattttttatcaaacactgAAACATAGCCATCCCACAATGTGACTTTCAATATGTCTCCACTGTCAAAACATTTCAAGTTGTAAAACCTCATTAATATATTGATGTCATACAATTGCTATGCATGAAAATACTTAGCTGACAAATAGTATGGACCAATATTATTTCCCACCTTTCATTCCTTAAATAGAGTGACATAATATCAGTCTTTCCGTTAACAGATGTCCTCTCTTCAATCGGAgttatattaataataacccCAATCACATCTGGTTagcaaaaaaaacaaacttgcCTTACATGAAAAAAGATTAACCAAGAATGATATTAAATAATAAGATAAACATACCTGCGTGGGCCTGGTTATCACGCTTGTGTAACTCTTCAAaatgaacaaattcaaaaacataGCGTGGGATTTTCCCATCATCAAATTCTTGAGGTGTAAAGTTTGTTGATCCAGAGAATTGTAGCATGGAAGTATTATTTTCAACTATAATAtatgtttctttattttttaagacTGTGAAAGTATCAATCACATATATCTTTCCCTCTTGCAAGATATCCTTGAATAAGTGTGCAAACCTACTTGGTATTGTGCCATGTATGTAATtgtgctaaaaaaaaattaaagttaggAGGGGTCAACAAAGTAATTGTCTTGGAATGAACAATGATTTAATAAGTGCAATTACGAATACCTTTTCGTCCATTAGTACCATGTCTATACTAATCATGCCCTTCCTTTTGTTTATGTTCCAGGTGTCCCACAATCTAGTTATTCTGACTTTGACGGTGGACTTGCGAGCAACACCGGAGAGATCGTTGAGAAAGACTTCCTTAATCCTATacaaaaggaaggaacacacaaTAAGTATGAGTGCAATTGTCAAATAgagcaaaaaaaagttttaattgACATTCTCATCAAATATTctgccacatcagcaaaaaaaaattgctttacaaatatatatatatatatatatatatattgattgatgatATTGATTGATTGATAGTAAATAGAACTTTTATTCTAAATGTCGTTAAAAGTATTACTTACTTGTTAAGGTTTTTGAAAACCTCTTTGAAGACTGCATTTATATCATTTATAGTATCAGACATTGCTTCTTTGTCCTTGTCATCAATTAGAATCTTCAGTCCATTTTTGCTTTTGACACTAGAGAATGCGACTTTCAGCTGATCATGACTTATCACTGATCTAGGTATATATAAGCCCACACTGTCTAGGGATTGACCTTGAGATTTCTCAATTGCCATTGCAAATGAGACACTAATTGGGTATTGTCTTCTAACTAACTTGTAAGGAATCGGCGACCGTGAAGGAGACATATCCACTCGTAAAAGAAATACAGGCTCATCAATGTTTTCTCCTGACAATCTTTTGGCCACAAGTACAAATTTACCTACAGCTGCTAGTCTTGTAACAATTAATCTAGTACCATTATATAAACCCCCAGCTGGGTCTAAATCTGTTAGAAGTGTTACAGTCGTCCCAACCTTGAGAGTGAGTTTATGATTTGGTATGTCAGATGTTTCGAGAATGTTTAGAAATTCAGGAGGAATCATGTCAGGGGGAATCATGTTGAATGCTTGTGCATCATTGATCTCTGAACTATCAATAGAGTCGGCACTATAATACACCCCTTCTTCACCTAAAAATCGAAAAGCAAAATGATAGTTAAAACAAGCACATTATATTTAGATAGACATTGTAATGAATAATTAATTGAATGGTTACATGCACACAACACAAGTGAATTAAATATACATACCTGGAAGTATCTTAAGTACATAATCATTTATTTGATCAACAGCCTCAACAGTTGAAGCCAAAATAGCTCTTGATTGCACAAACTGTCCATTTTGGTATTGTGAAAGAAGATTTGGATACGTACTTTGCACAATAGCACCGATAGGATCGTCAAAGTTTGTTATCAGCAATTCAGGTGGAATATCTACTTCAGCATTACCATCGTTTGGATTTGACATCTTTCCCTTCACATGCATTCAATATCAAATTTGTGAGTTCTTGCGATCATATGTACCTTCACTACCTTGATTATCAGAACCAGTAGTATAACATGTAAAAGCCAAGAATGTTCCTAAGATTTTACAACCAAAAGCTAAAAATGAATAGgtacaaaaatcaaatttacaaATTCATAAAGGAGATGAATAGGGAAaaactgaaacaaaacaaaaaaaatggagtttatgaaaggaaaaaaataatacaaatgcTCCCATTCGTTGTGCATCTATAAAAAGATTAAATCAGGGCCTATTTGGGAGGAGAATTTTGGAGGGTTAAGTCTATATTTCACATGGcatgtcacattcattaaataatgcgTCAACACATCATTGAATGCATCTACAAAGAAACTTTACACTATCGGTACATAGaaattaaacttttaaaatactAGTATAAttagttggtccagtggtgattgAGAATGAATTTGGTAGGAATTaccacggttcgatctccgcaactgcgatcaggaggggCCAAAACCGCATAATgaaccccgaaccagattatgCGGTTAAGTGGATTgaatactggtggtgaaaactaaataagaaaaatacgTGTCCCGGATTTCCTAGTTAAgcatattaataaaaaacaataatacaaaaaaatagaaataacatGATATATGATCATAATCTCATCTCATATAATATAGTACTTTGAAACCCTCCATTGAACTAGACCAACTGGCAAACCGTTAGTTTGGAGTTCAACTAAGttcaaaactaaaattttgCAGTTTTGTGTGAGTTTTATGTGACTTTTTCACTTTAGAACGAGAAAAAAATGGTCTTTTATAATGAATGAAAAAGAACTGAATCAACTTCCTAAATAAAGTACCTTTTCCGTGGCCAGAAGGAGATCTTAACCTGAGAAAAGAGCAAGAGATTTACAATGCATTAGTGTTGACGATGtgtataataaataataatggagaagagaaagaagaagaaagaaagtgtGGAAAATACTTACACAGCCAAAGAGAGAAGAGTGTAACCGATGTAGAATAGAAAATGAGTGTGTTACGTACTACTATTATTGTGATTGTTTGTTCGGTCATTCAGAAAATAGCTTTTGGGCTTTGGGCTTTGGGCTATGGGTTGAAAAGACAGCCCAGCTGTAGAAACGGGTTTCAATGCATAAATTGAGCATTGTCATATCATGTCATGTCATCATTATCTGATCTGCAATAAAATTAGTCTTCCGCATTTGGTCTTAGGTCAACGGTAGGTAAATCATGGCGAAAACTCATGATAACGTAAGAGAACGAcgaaaattgatttttgaagTTTTTAAAGCTCACTACTACTAGGAGGTTTCTCCAAAACCAGAGCCTATAAATCATCTAAAAATTTGCTAAAGTTTGCTAGTCAGTTAGTACACCTATTTCTTTCGCATCGGGAGAAGTAAAGTTTCTCCAGTGAAATCATCAcccttcattatttttatttgctagtggtttaattaaaaaagtaaaagtaaaaGGTTGAGatccacactttattctctgcAGTGGAATTGTCACTGGAGACAATCCACTCCCCTTTGCATCAAACATTATTGATTTGGAGTTGTTGTATCAAACTAAGCAAATTAACATTACGCTGAACCAAAATTGGGATATTCCTATTAAATTTGTAATTATTGGAGATCATGTCTATAATAAGAATCCTATGGTTTGTTTGGTTCtatggaaagaaagtgagagaaaaaaaattacgcaaACTAATGTATGAATTTAGACTAACGTTGGTCCAAGTTCATGTATTAGtttgcataattttattttctcccACTTTCTTTCCATATAACCAAACGGACCCTCGTTATCCAAAATGAAAAGAGATGTATTCTTCTGCCAAGCCATCTCTAACCCCAGGTCTAAACCCCACATTTCAGCATGTAAGGCATCACAAGCTCAAATCTTTCTAACGAAACCTTTAATCCATCAGAATCTCGAATAAGTCTGCCACAACCCGCAACTTCTCCTCTTTCTTTGCAAGCACCATTCATCTCTCTTGTGTCCGCTTCCAACTAATGTAAATAGTTTCCTTCAAAATAGGGACTCGTTGTTGATGCTTCAAATTATCGTCTTCGATGTCTCTCGTTAATTTCTGAATTACCAAGGTTGAGTTGCTTGGTCTTTTGAAGTCGGTttcaaatattgttttattcCTCCACTTCTAATAGTATTAGCATGTCGTCATAAAAGTGGTATGCTCGATCTTTGACGCTGAACTGTATGGCTCGAAAGAGTTTTAATGTTTATCATGACTTGTCACAAGAGTTGTTAGTACATGAATTTGTTTGTGTTGACATGTTCTACTTATTCATCATCTTAAAATATGAATTCTCACacaccattttttttgttttgtgctCATTTGTGGTGTGTGGGTGTTTGCTTTAGCCTTTATCAGacatttttgttgtattttaactttttgCATACGTGCTTTGATTGATTATATGATTTGGtagagtttgtttgaagtcccctgatatttaatatttcttttttatttatttattttattctatctAGAGTGTTGCACAGAGTTTCTTATATACATCTCTCTTACTTAAAAAAAGCATTTACGAGTGtaatattcaaaataaatagaaaatacaaaaataaaaagacttttcaaaaatttaaaaaaaaaatacaaaaagtaagacttttcattttctttggtGTTTGATAGAAACATAATGAATTCCTTTTTTGAAAACATCGTATGActcccattttattttttttggttacaaagctaaatgagaaagaaaaaagaaacagaaaaggaAAAACTATTCTCTCATGAAGAGAGTCAAGAGGCCAACCGGAGGAGAGGTATGGATTAATAAATCATCATTTGAAGAAGCACTCAGTTTTGTTAGGAAGTCAGCACATTGGTTGCCCTCTCGGAGAGTGTGACACAAAGAGATGGTACCTTGTAACAAAATATCTTTAATATTCTGAATAAGAACAGCATAGACATGCATAAGAAGATGAGGTGTCTTGGATGAGATTTATGCAGGTAAGTGAATCGGTGTAACAAGATAACTCATTGAAACCCAAGTCTTTAGCCAATTTCAATCCATGGAATATAGCGTTGAGCTATGCGAGAAGAATGTCAGTGGAGCCTGAAATGAAACCCGAAGCTCCAGCCAAGTACAAATCGTCGTTGTTCCTGATGAAGCATCTGAAACCAGCTTTAGCTGGCGTCCCCGAACAGCTGCCGTCGGCGTTGAGGATAATTCCcggaaaattattattattccatTTAATAAATCGGTCTGTTGTAGCATTGTTGTCAGTGGAAGGGAAGCTAGCCTTTAGAGTTTCAACCATGTTGTGGATGTTAAAAGAAAGGCGAACAGGAGACCAAGTTTCATTGCTCAAACACATTAAATTTCTATGTCTCCAAATTCACCATATGACAGCTGAGAAACTGCGACTTCAAGGGCTGAAACATATCGTATGACTTCCATTgataatagtaatatttttttgaggCAGATAATAGTAATATAgaattgacattttttttttgacagaattaaGAATTGACATTAAATATAGGATAATATGGAATATTTTCAAAGTCgaaaatcattttcattttggTACAAAAGTCAAAAATTATTACTACTTTGTACACAAATGTATATATGACACGTTGAAAGGATACATCAATTTgacttgtaattttattttttacaatggaGCAAGAGAAGATCGAATTTATAACCTACTGCATAGTACCTGCATAGTACCCAAACCAAGTAGCACCGAAATTTATTAACTTTGTATAAACTATTTGATAGATTGGTGAGAGATTATAATGTTGTCTAGATACATCTACTTTACAATTTACTATTTAATTAAGGCTATATTTTTACAACATATACACCACTTTggtcaataaatatatttatttattattaatttagtcTCTAACATATTTTATGATAGgataatataagtaaaatttgacaaattaaaaaaaaaaattgaaaacgtTCATAAAGTCTTAGACAAATTTGTTCGTTTACTCTTACAAATAGCAAAACCAATCCCTTTGCTTTACACAGGAAAATCCACAATTAAGTTAATTACAAACTCACAACTTCTTTGATTTTAGTACTTTgaacttttgttttttaattagtaCCATGGCAGTGAAGAGCAAAATCCTAGTCCTAAGAGGAACATGTTACataggtttggtctagtagtgagaaatttgggtagtacgttataggtcatGTGTTCGtttctcagctcattgtaaaccaaaaaaaaattggaatactTTTAAATGGTTATTAAAttagttgtatatattttttaaggaaaatttgTTGTATATTTGAATTATCTATATATTGATATTGTTATTGTCATCAGAGGTTTCTGCCATCAGAATTCGGACTTGATCCTGACCATCACCATGCCATTGAGCCGCTAGCTAGTTTTTTAGCGGAAAAAGCACAAATTAGAAGGACAATTGAAGCTGAAGGAATTCCTTATACTTATGTTGTCTCTAATGCCTTTGCCGGATACTTCCTCCCTACATTTGGACAACAAAATGTTACGGCTCCTCCCCGAGATAAAGTGGTCATCCTCGGAGATGGAAATGTAAAAGGTAacatcaaatttcttttattttttttttaaaaaaatcctacaagTAAAACTAATTGGCTCATGTTGTTCGATTGAAATCATTGTTTCAGAAGTTTATGTCACAGAGGAAGACATTGGAATTTATACCATCAAAGCAGTAGATGACTCAAGAACTTTGAACAAAACTATATACTTTAGGCCTCCTGCCAATGTTTTGACTTTCAACGAGCTTGTCTCCTTATGGGAGAATAAGATTAAGAGCACTCTTGAGAAAATTTATGTTCCAGAGGATCAACTTCTCAAGAGTATTCAAGGTTAGTATCAACACTCCTTATGAAGCACTAGCCACATATATACTATGTCATGTTTATGCCATGAATGTTTTTCTTCTATGCAGAATCTCCTTTCCCTGCAAACTTGATGTTGGCAATAGGTCACTCAATGCTAGTAAAGGGAGATTGTACAAATTTTGAGATTGACTCTACTTTTGGTGTGGAAGTTACTGAACTATATCCTGAGGTCAAATACACCAGTGTCGACACCTATTTGAATGTGTTTGTTTGAAGTGTAGGAAATGcgctatcaacaaaaaaactgCTACAACATAGTAATAAAGCCATAACATACTTACTGTTATAATCACTTGTGTTTCTATTATCATCAAAAGAATAATTTCATATATGTTAGTTTGAAATATTTGCAATGTCATGTACTTTGCTTTTCCATGTATTGAATGAAAGTTTCAATAGTAATCATATATTACAATATGTTTATCGTGAAAAGTGTTAGTGAAATTTGCTATATTTCCATGCTTTAAACTACATACTACTATTGTAGAACAGCATACTAATAAGATACCCGTGCATTCGCCCGCTATTAGTATGGTTTTGTCGCGTATTATTTGAGCAGGTTGCACTTCGACAATCAAATTTAGATATATAAACGGAATTGGTACCAAAGTGATAAAGACATAACTTATGCTCCAAAACAAAGTGATTATATAGTACACACCATTAACATAGACATCAAAAACAACagtttgagtacttaaatgttCTAAAACggcaaaataaaaaacaacataaGCAACAAAATCCAACTTTAAACTTAAATTGTAAAGATAGTGATAGAGTTGTTGACACTATATTTGATCTTTACCTAGCTCATCAAAAAACTTCTCTATCAAGGTTGGTTGCAGATACCAGCAATCCTATTAAATAAAATGCATGTTAATAACCAATTGAAAGCATATAATTGTGTGCATAATGGAACATATACAAAGATATCAAACATTATAACGACATACCAAgtttaatttatctatataaGAGCCGTGTTTTGGAGTAAAAGACcaataaaatagaatttttaatcaaacaagtCGTTAAAAGCATTACTTACTTGTTAGAGGTTTCCGAAAACCTCTTTGAAGACTGCATTTATAGTACTGGACATTGCTTTATCATCCTTGTCTTGGATTAGAATCTTCAGTCCATTTTTGCTTTTGACACTAGAGAATGCGACTTTTAGCTGATCATGACGTATCACCGATCTAGGTAAATATAAGCCCACATTGTCGAGGGATTGACCTTGAGGTTTGTCCAGTGTCATTGCATATGAGACACTAATTGGGAATTGTCTTCTAACTAGCTTGAAAGGCCATGGTGACCGGGAAGGAGACATTGGTATCCGAGGAATTAATATCATGTTACCAGCATTCTTTCCTGACATGATTTGAGCCTGAAGTACAAATTGACCTAGCCTTGTAACAATTAATCTAGTACCAGTCAAGAAACCCTGAGAAGGGTCTAAATCTCTTAGAAGCGTTATCGGCGTCCCAACCTTGAGAGCGAATCTATGATTTGCTATGTCAGATGCTTTGAGACTGTTTAGAAATTCAGGAGGAATCATGTCAAATTCAATTGCTTGTGCATCATTGATCTCTGACTTATCAATTTTGTCGGCACTATAATACTCCCTTTGTTCACCTTAAAATCACAAAGAAAAATGATAGTTAAAACACACACGATATATTCAAATAGACATgataattaataattgaatggTTACATCGTTACATGAACAGAACTGAACTAATTATACATACCTGGAACTAACTTAAGCACATAATCATTTATTTGATCAACAGCCTCAACAGTAGAAGCCAAAATAGCTCTTGATTGCACAAACTGTCCATTTTGGTATCGGGAGAGAAGATTTGGATATGTGCATCGCACAATAGCCTCGATAGGATCGTTAAAATTTGTTATCAGAAGTTCAGGTGGAATATCAACTTCAGCATTACCTTCATTTGGTTTTGACATCTTCCTTTCACCTACATACATTCACTATCCAATTTGTAAATTATTGCAATCATATGTAGTTTGATTATCAGAATTCAGAACCATTAGTGTATAACATGTAAAATCAAAGAATTTTCCTAAGattacacattcaaaagccaaaAACTTAAAAGGTAAGATACAGATAAATAAGTCCTCCCCTCTCTTTCCCTCCAAAACCCTCCATCCAAACATAGAATtattagaataattttttggtcacactcaaaatttgaatttttcattttatttttttaattatttcataaataataaaaaattatgtgaacGTGACTATATAGTCACGTGACCATGAAAGTCTTGCTCCATACCCTAAAACTCAATCAAGCACATAAAATGGCAATAAAAATCTCACTCTCTaaccaattgttagttggttggttcagtggtgattgacactaaACTCGGTAGGATTGccacggttcgatcctccgcaactgCAATCGGAGGGGCCGAAACTACTTCATGGCAGAACTGaaccaaaccaaattaaaccgatggtaaaagcaaaaaaaaaaaaacctcactATATATGGCTTCCTATCCTAGGAATACACATCCAAAAGCCAAGAATAGACATCCAAAAAAtgcacaaagaaaagaaaatgcaAGAAAAAAGGACTTTGATCCAATATGAAAAAGAACTCAATCAACTCcataaaaaagtttcaataaggAAAAGAATAAGGAGTAAGAATATACCTTGTACGTCACCAATATGAGATTTTAACCTAATAAAAGAGTAACAGATTTACAATGCATTAGTGTGGAAGATGAGTATAAATAAtggagaagagaaaaaagaagaaagaaagtgtAACCGatggaaaaaagaaaatgaaacagTTACTAGTAACTACTAGTAAGTTTACTTGTTTCTTCGGTCAAGTAGCTTTTGGGCTTTGGGCTTTGTGTTGAAAAGACAGCCCATCTACAGAAACGGGGGTTTCAATGCATAAATTTAGGCTTTTCAGATAAGTAGGTCTGCTTATAGATTACAGCATTGTCATAATTATCTCCGGTAAACGAGCCCTCATAATCCGACGGGAGTTTCCCCAATAAATTCAACTATTGCAAAAGAAGTCTTGCAACTGCCATATAGGGATTGCAACGGGCGTCCATGAGTGCGAGTTTGACACATATTAAATCCACATCCGAAATTATCACTCAAACCCAAATtcaaaggttgttcgggtggcaaaacaacacccacgcccacacccattgggttcgggttttttccacccaaacccaaacccgcaacacttttgaaaataatttgcaaatttaagaaattaaattc
It contains:
- the LOC123910350 gene encoding replication protein A 70 kDa DNA-binding subunit A-like, whose amino-acid sequence is MSNPNDGNAEVDIPPELLITNFDDPIGAIVQSTYPNLLSQYQNGQFVQSRAILASTVEAVDQINDYVLKILPGEEGVYYSADSIDSSEINDAQAFNMIPPDMIPPEFLNILETSDIPNHKLTLKVGTTVTLLTDLDPAGGLYNGTRLIVTRLAAVGKFVLVAKRLSGENIDEPVFLLRVDMSPSRSPIPYKLVRRQYPISVSFAMAIEKSQGQSLDSVGLYIPRSVISHDQLKVAFSSVKSKNGLKILIDDKDKEAMSDTINDINAVFKEVFKNLNKIKEVFLNDLSGVARKSTVKVRITRLWDTWNINKRKGMISIDMVLMDEKHNYIHGTIPSRFAHLFKDILQEGKIYVIDTFTVLKNKETYIIVENNTSMLQFSGSTNFTPQEFDDGKIPRYVFEFVHFEELHKRDNQAHADVIGVIINITPIEERTSVNGKTDIMSLYLRNESGDILKVTLWDGYVSVFDKKLKKYKHATIEPNVAIFTSILVKQYKGEFFVQSSRSTTIYINIDIPEAIELAQSSKVANVMDESVNLPLLVVHPKVNKVKTISEILDIAASGSNMNDVYHCAATVDDILVKNGWYYVSCPDCRKTVSPTETGFKCDHCKVDIAYPKTRFRLELQVKDRTATTIFVLFDEVAEQVVQVKLGDLTSNLENGNGGDSELPGQLLNIIGSTHVFQVKMSSYFESLGRQSFTANTILKLNVKVEQEDTVANICSSSSGPSPILEHKRRKLILHSLPDSGDMDQKDIVEDLDD
- the LOC123904192 gene encoding isoflavone reductase-like protein translates to MSVEPEMKPEAPAKYKSSLFLMKHLKPALAGVPEQLPSALRIIPGKLLLFHLINRSVVALLSVEGKLAFRVSTMLWMLKERRTGDQVSLLKHIKFLCLQIHHMTAEKLRLQGLKHIRFLPSEFGLDPDHHHAIEPLASFLAEKAQIRRTIEAEGIPYTYVVSNAFAGYFLPTFGQQNVTAPPRDKVVILGDGNVKEVYVTEEDIGIYTIKAVDDSRTLNKTIYFRPPANVLTFNELVSLWENKIKSTLEKIYVPEDQLLKSIQESPFPANLMLAIGHSMLVKGDCTNFEIDSTFGVEVTELYPEVKYTSVDTYLNVFV
- the LOC123910351 gene encoding uncharacterized protein LOC123910351, with product MSKPNEGNAEVDIPPELLITNFNDPIEAIVRCTYPNLLSRYQNGQFVQSRAILASTVEAVDQINDYVLKLVPGEQREYYSADKIDKSEINDAQAIEFDMIPPEFLNSLKASDIANHRFALKVGTPITLLRDLDPSQGFLTGTRLIVTRLGQFVLQAQIMSGKNAGNMILIPRIPMSPSRSPWPFKLVRRQFPISVSYAMTLDKPQGQSLDNVGLYLPRSVIRHDQLKVAFSSVKSKNGLKILIQDKDDKAMSSTINAVFKEVFGNL